In Clostridiales bacterium, a single window of DNA contains:
- a CDS encoding small basic family protein, protein MIPVIGLLIGLILGIFLPLNLQNYSSYMSVAILACLDSVFGGIRASIENKFDTDIFMSGFFGNAILAAGLTYLGDRLNVPIFLAAVIVFGGRLFQNFAVMRRDIIENIRNKKKSKNDDTIQSGGHGDEVR, encoded by the coding sequence ATGATACCTGTAATCGGACTTCTTATAGGATTAATATTGGGAATTTTTTTACCTCTTAATTTACAAAATTATTCTTCATATATGTCTGTTGCCATATTAGCTTGTTTAGATTCTGTCTTCGGGGGAATAAGAGCAAGTATTGAAAATAAATTTGATACGGATATATTTATGTCGGGTTTTTTTGGGAATGCAATACTTGCAGCAGGATTGACTTACCTAGGCGATAGGTTAAATGTTCCTATTTTCCTTGCTGCTGTTATAGTATTCGGAGGAAGGCTGTTCCAGAACTTCGCTGTTATGAGAAGAGATATTATAGAAAATATCAGAAATAAAAAGAAAAGTAAAAATGATGACACCATTCAGTCTGGGGGACATGGTGATGAAGTACGATGA
- a CDS encoding DUF881 domain-containing protein, whose amino-acid sequence MKYLKAQLCIALVCIILGLMLAYQFQNAKNIASFYKNSQVDELQGKLEDMQKQKDSLEKEVASLEGKVEQYEKNAGTANGMAKQMKDELDNIRTVAGLTNVEGPGVDIKLSPINSNLNSENSIPASINSSDISAVINELNACGAEAISINGQRIIGASFIRDVGSNISINGQKWSGLQDFEIKAIGDPTALETGLNIAAGVKEGLETAGINVKIQKSNKIKILKYNGIIEMKYAINAKEGE is encoded by the coding sequence ATGAAATATTTAAAGGCGCAGTTATGTATTGCTCTTGTATGCATTATACTTGGACTGATGTTGGCGTATCAATTTCAAAATGCCAAAAACATAGCCAGTTTTTATAAAAACAGCCAGGTTGATGAACTTCAGGGGAAGTTGGAAGATATGCAGAAGCAAAAGGATTCACTTGAAAAAGAAGTGGCAAGCCTTGAAGGAAAAGTCGAACAATATGAAAAGAATGCAGGCACGGCAAATGGCATGGCAAAACAGATGAAGGATGAACTCGATAATATAAGAACAGTCGCAGGGCTTACAAATGTCGAAGGACCCGGAGTGGATATTAAGTTATCGCCGATTAATTCGAATCTAAATAGTGAAAACAGTATTCCTGCATCGATAAACAGTTCAGATATATCTGCAGTCATAAACGAGCTGAATGCATGCGGTGCTGAAGCTATTTCCATAAATGGGCAGAGGATAATAGGCGCCTCATTTATAAGGGACGTAGGATCAAATATTTCGATAAACGGGCAAAAATGGTCCGGCCTTCAGGATTTTGAAATAAAGGCCATAGGCGATCCTACAGCTTTGGAGACGGGTTTAAATATTGCGGCCGGAGTAAAGGAAGGACTTGAAACAGCAGGCATAAATGTAAAGATACAAAAGTCCAATAAAATTAAAATATTAAAATATAACGGCATAATAGAAATGAAATATGCTATAAATGCAAAAGAGGGTGAGTAA
- a CDS encoding FtsQ-type POTRA domain-containing protein, translating to MIFITYTDIQKRIRKRKLRFKIILIIMLISAAVVFLFEKPVLKVADISVSGNNTIEAKRIVDLSGIKIGDNLLRMNTYAIKKNILRNSYISDCKIKRNLLGSVRIMVEERKSVCIVKFENKYLILDRNGVVMDIIDRNNNIKLPMLTGLGIKSIEKNKVIDINDERQLDTLKIIFDSITRYNLSGIINEVDIKNLLSIYIKTNYNVDVLIGTTENIDNKLYQARTIIEKDLKGKGLKGTLDVSFDGNPVFKPD from the coding sequence GTGATTTTTATAACATATACAGATATACAAAAACGCATAAGAAAAAGAAAACTCAGATTCAAGATAATTTTAATCATCATGCTTATCTCTGCTGCCGTCGTTTTTTTGTTTGAAAAGCCGGTACTAAAGGTTGCCGATATTTCTGTCAGCGGGAATAATACAATTGAAGCAAAAAGAATCGTCGACTTATCGGGCATCAAAATAGGGGACAACCTATTGAGGATGAATACTTACGCGATTAAAAAAAATATATTGAGGAATTCTTATATCTCTGACTGTAAAATAAAACGAAATCTCTTGGGTAGCGTGAGAATAATGGTAGAAGAGAGAAAAAGCGTTTGCATAGTTAAATTCGAAAATAAATATTTGATACTGGACAGAAATGGGGTAGTGATGGATATAATCGATAGAAATAATAATATAAAACTACCCATGCTGACGGGTCTTGGCATAAAGAGCATAGAAAAAAATAAAGTTATCGATATAAACGATGAAAGGCAATTAGATACATTAAAAATAATATTTGACAGTATTACAAGGTACAATTTATCTGGTATAATTAATGAAGTGGATATTAAAAATTTGCTTTCTATTTATATTAAAACAAATTATAACGTTGATGTTTTAATCGGCACCACTGAAAATATTGATAACAAACTTTATCAGGCGAGGACTATAATAGAAAAGGATTTAAAGGGAAAGGGCCTAAAGGGCACACTTGATGTAAGCTTCGATGGAAATCCTGTTTTTAAGCCTGATTAG
- a CDS encoding DUF881 domain-containing protein — MKYDESKLLIFLVATILGFLLASQFKPGKVTPRGILTFQSYQQMSLEIAQLNNEISKLENKKSDLENKVYRYQYNSESVKDTIDQLEEELKDNEFNSGFTDVKGPGITLSISDSLFANEVKNRDIAVIYIVHDDDLKNLIWELKNAGAEAISINGQRIIGSTEFTCEGPSIRVNNELLVPPFNIKAIGDPKTLSFALDKDGSIFKEMEDYRKMQVSVREEKSITIPKYGSAINFNYAKTVK; from the coding sequence ATGAAGTACGATGAGTCTAAACTGCTTATTTTTTTAGTCGCCACAATACTGGGTTTTTTGCTGGCTTCCCAATTTAAGCCAGGGAAGGTAACGCCAAGGGGTATACTTACATTTCAGAGTTACCAGCAGATGTCTCTTGAGATCGCACAATTGAATAATGAAATAAGCAAACTGGAAAACAAAAAGAGTGATCTTGAAAATAAGGTTTACAGGTATCAGTACAACAGCGAGTCCGTAAAAGATACAATCGACCAGCTTGAAGAAGAACTCAAAGACAACGAGTTTAATTCGGGGTTTACAGATGTAAAGGGTCCCGGGATTACGTTATCGATTTCGGATAGCTTATTTGCCAATGAAGTAAAAAACAGAGATATTGCGGTTATATATATAGTTCATGATGACGATTTGAAAAATCTTATATGGGAGCTTAAAAACGCAGGTGCTGAAGCTATTTCTATAAACGGACAGAGGATTATAGGCAGCACGGAATTTACCTGTGAAGGGCCATCCATAAGAGTCAATAACGAGCTTTTGGTGCCTCCGTTTAATATTAAGGCTATAGGCGATCCAAAGACCCTTTCTTTCGCTCTGGATAAAGATGGTAGCATATTTAAAGAAATGGAAGATTACAGAAAGATGCAGGTAAGCGTAAGAGAGGAAAAATCTATTACAATACCGAAATATGGGAGCGCTATAAACTTTAATTATGCCAAGACAGTAAAATGA